In Polaribacter sp. L3A8, a genomic segment contains:
- a CDS encoding helix-turn-helix domain-containing protein gives MAVQDIVKYSFKETFSVSTVQFEKACTIDHSVQQNAYSIYWIQEGSGTYNIDFESYTFNDNVLFFLSPGQVFTVDSEQIKTAYKLTFVRDFYCIQTHDTEVACNGILFNNIYETPFVKPCEKDTKKLNFILESLIEEFQQNETAQYDMLQSYLKQFIISSVRVKKENHVIKEDTETRLFKDFSLLVEQNFKTMHSVTDYANRLGLSPKSISKHFQKLGAKTPSDFIKNRILLEAKRQLIYTDKTVKEIAFELGFNDPAYFTRFFTKTILKSPLQFKKEY, from the coding sequence ATGGCAGTTCAAGACATTGTAAAATATTCCTTTAAAGAAACCTTTTCTGTAAGTACCGTTCAATTCGAAAAAGCATGTACAATAGATCATTCTGTACAACAAAACGCCTATTCTATTTATTGGATTCAAGAAGGAAGCGGCACCTACAATATCGATTTTGAAAGCTATACGTTTAACGACAATGTGTTGTTCTTTTTATCACCCGGACAAGTATTTACAGTAGATTCCGAACAAATAAAAACCGCCTACAAACTTACTTTTGTAAGAGATTTTTACTGCATACAAACCCACGATACAGAAGTGGCCTGTAACGGAATTCTGTTCAACAATATTTACGAAACACCCTTTGTAAAACCCTGCGAAAAAGACACCAAAAAACTCAACTTTATTTTAGAGAGTCTTATAGAAGAGTTTCAACAAAACGAAACCGCACAATACGATATGTTGCAATCTTATTTAAAGCAATTTATCATTTCTTCGGTTCGTGTAAAAAAGGAAAACCATGTAATTAAAGAAGACACCGAAACCCGTCTTTTTAAAGATTTTAGCTTGTTGGTAGAGCAGAATTTTAAAACCATGCACTCGGTAACAGACTACGCAAACAGATTGGGCCTTTCGCCAAAATCTATTAGCAAACACTTTCAGAAACTGGGTGCAAAAACACCATCAGACTTTATTAAAAACCGCATTTTGTTAGAAGCAAAACGGCAGTTAATTTACACAGATAAAACGGTAAAAGAAATTGCTTTCGAGCTTGGCTTTAACGATCCTGCTTATTTTACACGCTTTTTTACCAAGACCATTTTAAAATCTCCTTTGCAATTTAAAAAGGAGTATTAG
- a CDS encoding glycoside hydrolase family 26 protein: MNKYILTLFLVTSVFISCNNEDDSFDPNAKRLPPVITAPINFADPNLNQQGVDLYNRLTNLTQKGIAFGQQQPFGTGNNFPVRNKLENDFFEVAGDHPAIAGFDLELIGLQPDIQSNTAFLLDEFINQFTAAIIKAHENGSIITISWHHVNPKGFGTPNDGSFNDVVKGFLKGGEFREVYIKRLARAARLLNKLVDANGNSIPVLFRPWHEMNGDFFFWGEGFRTTEEYIQLWRDTVQILSEDFNVHNLLYVYSPNFVANRSEYLRNYPGDEFVDILGIDIYDFQNRKFLSTALKNLEIVENISIEKNMLFALTETGLTNVVDNTWWTESLYKAIRASSISYVMIWRNDMTSFFHAPFLGHPSENNFKEFLDKEVILLSKDIL; the protein is encoded by the coding sequence ATGAACAAGTATATCTTAACCTTATTCTTGGTTACTTCTGTTTTTATAAGTTGTAACAACGAAGATGATTCTTTTGACCCAAATGCAAAACGACTTCCTCCAGTTATTACTGCTCCAATTAATTTTGCAGACCCTAATTTAAATCAACAAGGTGTAGATTTATATAATAGATTAACTAATCTAACTCAAAAAGGCATAGCCTTTGGCCAACAACAACCTTTTGGAACAGGAAATAATTTTCCTGTTCGAAATAAACTAGAAAACGATTTTTTTGAAGTAGCAGGAGACCATCCAGCAATAGCAGGTTTTGATTTAGAATTGATAGGGTTACAACCCGATATACAATCTAATACTGCTTTTCTTCTAGATGAATTTATAAATCAATTTACAGCAGCCATTATAAAAGCTCATGAAAATGGGAGTATTATAACCATAAGTTGGCATCACGTAAACCCAAAAGGTTTTGGCACACCTAATGATGGAAGTTTTAACGATGTTGTAAAAGGTTTTTTAAAAGGAGGAGAATTTAGAGAAGTTTACATTAAGCGTCTTGCAAGAGCGGCAAGATTATTAAATAAATTAGTAGATGCTAATGGAAATTCTATTCCTGTATTGTTTAGACCTTGGCATGAAATGAATGGCGATTTCTTTTTTTGGGGAGAAGGTTTTAGAACTACTGAAGAATACATTCAACTCTGGAGAGATACTGTTCAGATTTTATCCGAAGATTTTAATGTTCACAATCTATTATATGTATATTCTCCCAATTTTGTTGCAAATCGTTCAGAATATTTAAGAAATTATCCCGGAGACGAATTTGTAGATATTTTAGGTATTGATATTTATGATTTTCAAAATAGAAAATTCTTATCTACTGCCTTAAAAAATTTAGAAATTGTAGAAAATATTAGTATTGAAAAAAATATGCTTTTTGCATTAACCGAAACGGGTTTAACCAATGTAGTTGATAACACTTGGTGGACAGAAAGTTTATATAAAGCTATTAGAGCTAGCAGTATTTCTTATGTTATGATTTGGCGAAACGATATGACTTCTTTTTTTCATGCACCCTTTTTAGGACATCCATCAGAAAATAATTTTAAAGAGTTTTTAGATAAAGAAGTGATACTTTTAAGCAAAGATATTTTATAA
- a CDS encoding serine hydrolase, with amino-acid sequence MFFKKIILSTLFLLSLTLNAQIPEKKLDNLIEQTLKTFDVPGISVGILKDGKIVYAKGHGVRSLTNKKDMNENTLVGIASNSKGFTCFALAMMVDAGKLNWDDKVRKHIPEFQLYDAWVTEQFTVRDLVTHRSGMGLGAGDLMFFPEGNDFHVADVINNVKYLKPETSFRSKFAYNNNMFIIAGEVLKRVSGLSWEEFIETKIMKPVGMNNSKASYNRVTNRTNIIDAHTRAEGKVIQIPHDWSETANPAGGIMSNVNDMLTWAQFLMNDAVTKNGTRLLSETQFHELWQLQTPLKVRKNDTYSSNFKGYGLGWFLTDVKGGYKQVYHTGGLLGTVTQFTMIPDLDLAIIVLTNQMNGSAFNTVTNTIKDTYLGYNDRNWLNKLGTNNAKYLKYNDSLKTAVYNKAELAKKDLSLPKPSQIVGTYKDNWFGNILITNDGTSYTIKCKRSSKLVGQLLPYNQTTYVTKWNNRSFDADVFVNFTFDEKGNATDATMKPIAPITDFSFDFGDLHLKKVN; translated from the coding sequence ATGTTTTTCAAAAAAATAATACTTTCAACACTCTTTTTACTTTCTTTAACCTTAAACGCACAAATACCAGAAAAAAAACTCGATAATTTAATAGAACAAACCTTAAAAACTTTTGATGTTCCGGGTATTTCTGTCGGAATTTTAAAAGACGGAAAAATAGTGTACGCAAAAGGTCACGGAGTTCGTTCTTTAACCAACAAAAAAGACATGAACGAAAATACCTTAGTTGGTATTGCTTCTAACAGTAAAGGGTTTACTTGTTTTGCTTTGGCGATGATGGTAGATGCGGGGAAATTAAATTGGGACGATAAAGTACGTAAACACATTCCGGAATTTCAATTATACGATGCTTGGGTAACAGAACAATTTACCGTAAGAGATTTGGTAACGCACAGAAGCGGAATGGGTTTAGGCGCAGGAGATTTAATGTTTTTTCCGGAAGGAAATGATTTTCATGTTGCTGATGTAATTAACAACGTAAAATACTTAAAACCAGAAACGTCTTTTAGAAGCAAATTTGCATACAATAACAATATGTTTATTATTGCTGGTGAAGTTTTAAAACGTGTAAGTGGTCTTTCTTGGGAAGAATTTATTGAAACTAAAATTATGAAACCTGTTGGCATGAACAACAGTAAAGCATCTTACAATAGAGTTACAAATAGAACAAATATTATTGATGCACATACAAGAGCAGAAGGAAAAGTAATACAAATTCCGCACGATTGGAGCGAAACTGCAAATCCTGCTGGCGGAATTATGAGTAACGTAAACGACATGCTTACGTGGGCACAATTTTTAATGAATGATGCTGTTACAAAAAACGGAACACGTTTATTAAGCGAAACACAATTTCATGAACTTTGGCAATTACAAACACCTTTAAAGGTTAGAAAAAATGATACTTATAGCTCTAATTTTAAGGGCTATGGTTTAGGGTGGTTTTTAACCGATGTAAAAGGTGGTTACAAACAAGTATATCATACAGGTGGTTTATTAGGTACCGTAACTCAGTTTACAATGATTCCAGATTTAGATTTGGCAATTATTGTATTAACCAATCAAATGAATGGAAGCGCTTTTAATACCGTTACCAACACAATTAAAGATACTTATTTAGGTTATAACGATAGAAACTGGTTAAACAAATTAGGCACAAACAACGCCAAGTATTTAAAATATAATGATAGTTTAAAAACAGCTGTTTATAACAAAGCAGAACTAGCTAAAAAGGACCTAAGTCTGCCTAAACCAAGTCAGATTGTTGGTACTTATAAAGACAATTGGTTTGGAAACATCCTTATTACTAATGATGGTACTTCTTACACTATAAAATGCAAACGTTCTTCTAAATTAGTGGGACAATTATTACCCTACAACCAAACCACATACGTTACAAAATGGAACAACAGAAGTTTTGATGCAGATGTTTTTGTAAACTTTACTTTTGATGAAAAAGGAAATGCAACTGACGCAACCATGAAACCTATTGCACCAATAACAGATTTTAGTTTCGATTTTGGTGATTTACATCTTAAAAAAGTAAACTAA
- a CDS encoding SDR family oxidoreductase: MILVTGGTGLVGAHLLYHLVKNDEKIRAIYRTEEKIEAVKKVFSLYSNDVTLISKIEWYRADITEVPAMIPAFIGIEKVYHCAALVSFNEKDYRQMRKVNIHGTAIIVNLAIDAKVNKICFVGSIAAVGSSLNGGLITEKNEWNPEEDNSGYSITKFGAEMEIWRASQEGVNVVIVNPGVILGSGFYTAGSGKLFSQVYNGFKYYTEGVTGFVGVKDVVEVMIQLMNSSIKNERFILVAENKSFKEIFFSIAKYFGKKQPTKNIKPWQTAIFWKFSWLLSLVTGKEPLLSKYSARSAHSVSRYSSEKIEKSLPFQFEKMEDVIKRVCNNFIRFQKV; this comes from the coding sequence ATGATTTTAGTTACCGGAGGAACAGGTTTAGTAGGCGCGCATTTATTGTATCATTTAGTTAAAAATGATGAAAAAATACGTGCTATTTATCGAACTGAAGAAAAAATAGAAGCAGTAAAAAAAGTTTTTTCTTTGTATTCTAATGATGTAACGCTAATTTCTAAAATAGAATGGTATAGGGCAGATATTACAGAAGTACCTGCTATGATCCCTGCATTTATAGGTATTGAAAAAGTATATCATTGTGCTGCGTTAGTTTCTTTTAATGAGAAGGATTATAGGCAAATGAGAAAAGTAAATATTCATGGAACCGCAATTATTGTAAACCTTGCTATTGATGCAAAAGTAAATAAAATTTGTTTTGTAGGTTCTATTGCTGCTGTTGGGAGTTCTTTAAACGGAGGTTTGATTACCGAAAAAAACGAATGGAACCCAGAAGAAGATAATAGTGGGTATTCTATAACAAAGTTTGGTGCAGAAATGGAAATTTGGCGTGCTAGCCAAGAAGGAGTTAATGTGGTTATTGTAAACCCTGGCGTTATTTTAGGAAGTGGTTTCTATACTGCTGGTTCGGGTAAATTATTTTCTCAAGTCTATAATGGTTTCAAATATTACACAGAAGGAGTTACAGGTTTTGTGGGGGTAAAAGATGTAGTTGAGGTAATGATTCAATTAATGAATTCTAGCATAAAAAACGAACGTTTTATTTTAGTCGCTGAAAACAAATCCTTTAAAGAAATCTTTTTTTCTATAGCAAAATACTTCGGAAAGAAACAACCCACAAAAAATATTAAGCCTTGGCAAACTGCCATTTTTTGGAAGTTTTCTTGGTTATTATCTTTAGTTACCGGAAAAGAACCTTTATTAAGTAAATATTCTGCGAGAAGTGCACATTCCGTTTCTAGATATTCATCAGAAAAAATTGAAAAAAGTTTGCCTTTTCAGTTTGAAAAAATGGAAGATGTTATTAAGAGGGTTTGTAATAATTTTATTCGCTTTCAGAAAGTTTAA
- a CDS encoding YHS domain-containing (seleno)protein → MKKLGLLFLLISFTTFAQKHNYNTKRGYVAEGYDVVSYFDNKAEKGNKSFSTTYDDVKFKFSSKENLETFIREPKKYVPAYGGYCAYAIGLKGEKVSIDPETFEIREGKLYLFYNSWGINTLKLWQEEGAEDLKEKADKNWLKINNED, encoded by the coding sequence ATGAAAAAACTCGGACTACTATTTTTACTGATTTCATTTACAACATTCGCACAAAAGCATAATTACAATACAAAAAGAGGCTATGTAGCAGAAGGCTACGATGTAGTTTCTTATTTTGATAATAAAGCAGAAAAAGGAAATAAGAGTTTTAGTACAACATACGATGACGTAAAGTTTAAGTTTTCATCAAAAGAAAATTTAGAAACCTTTATAAGAGAACCTAAAAAATATGTTCCTGCTTATGGTGGTTATTGTGCTTATGCTATTGGGTTAAAAGGAGAAAAAGTATCCATAGACCCAGAAACTTTTGAAATAAGAGAAGGTAAATTGTATTTGTTTTACAATTCTTGGGGAATAAATACGTTAAAGTTATGGCAAGAAGAAGGAGCAGAAGATCTTAAAGAAAAAGCAGATAAAAACTGGCTAAAAATAAATAATGAAGATTGA
- the brnQ gene encoding branched-chain amino acid transport system II carrier protein codes for MNKTKEIWIAGFALFSLFFGAGNLILPPTLGVKSGTDWWIVVLGFILTAIIIPILAIFAHARLQGTLYDFGKKVSPVFSTVFCFFIYIIAVAIPSPRTAAVTHEMAIQPFFDSPPILTSIVYFVLVFIFAVNRSRIISLIGKFLTPIIVVILLVIISIALFTATGTVNPSSFKNPFVDGVLEGYQTFDAIAGVVVGAVIIISLDYSNHTTFNEKRTLIRKAGYISGFGLLLIYGGLILSGSLLSATFVENATRIEILSGLSTQTLGNLGTTFLSVLVALACFTTAVGIVTGTADYIKGICNNSKTAYISTAAVCSIIGIIVGSYNVGFIIDVAVPALMFVYPITIVLILLNVVPEKYASKLVFRGVVIATFIFSITDFLGFIIPRENLVGIKSVIPFAKHSLGWVLPALLTFLVFNLIVFSNKKRLKNS; via the coding sequence TTGAACAAAACAAAAGAAATTTGGATTGCAGGTTTTGCATTATTTTCACTCTTTTTTGGAGCAGGAAATTTAATTTTACCTCCAACTTTAGGTGTTAAATCGGGTACAGATTGGTGGATTGTCGTTTTAGGATTTATATTAACGGCGATTATTATTCCTATTTTGGCAATTTTTGCACATGCTAGGTTACAAGGAACTTTGTACGATTTTGGTAAAAAAGTTTCTCCTGTGTTTAGTACAGTCTTTTGTTTTTTTATCTACATTATTGCAGTTGCAATTCCGTCTCCAAGAACGGCGGCAGTAACACATGAAATGGCAATTCAGCCTTTTTTTGACTCGCCACCTATTTTAACAAGTATTGTTTACTTTGTTTTGGTATTTATCTTTGCGGTAAACCGTTCTAGAATCATCAGTTTAATCGGTAAATTTTTAACACCCATTATTGTTGTTATTTTATTGGTAATTATTTCGATTGCTCTTTTTACAGCAACCGGTACTGTAAATCCATCAAGCTTTAAAAATCCTTTTGTAGATGGTGTTTTAGAAGGTTACCAAACCTTTGACGCTATTGCAGGCGTTGTTGTTGGTGCCGTAATTATCATCTCGTTAGACTATAGCAATCACACCACTTTTAACGAAAAAAGAACGTTGATTAGAAAAGCAGGTTATATATCCGGATTTGGTTTATTATTAATTTACGGAGGTTTAATTTTAAGCGGCTCTTTATTAAGCGCTACATTTGTAGAAAACGCCACAAGAATAGAAATTTTATCTGGTTTAAGTACACAAACCTTAGGTAATTTAGGGACCACATTTTTAAGTGTCTTAGTTGCTTTAGCCTGTTTTACAACTGCTGTTGGTATTGTAACCGGAACCGCAGATTATATAAAAGGTATTTGTAACAATTCTAAAACGGCATACATAAGCACTGCAGCTGTTTGTAGCATTATCGGTATTATTGTTGGTAGTTATAATGTTGGGTTTATTATTGATGTTGCTGTACCTGCTTTAATGTTTGTGTACCCTATAACTATTGTATTAATTCTACTAAATGTTGTACCAGAAAAATACGCTTCTAAATTGGTCTTTAGAGGTGTTGTTATTGCAACTTTTATCTTTAGTATTACAGACTTTTTAGGATTTATAATCCCTAGAGAAAACTTAGTCGGAATTAAAAGCGTAATCCCTTTTGCCAAACATAGTTTAGGTTGGGTATTGCCTGCTTTATTAACTTTTCTAGTTTTTAACCTTATTGTTTTTTCAAATAAAAAGCGTCTAAAGAATAGTTAA
- a CDS encoding alpha/beta fold hydrolase produces the protein MILDYKNANVFYTDQGKGTAVVLIHGFLENATMWDEIVPELTKRNRVITIDLLGHGKSDCLGYVHSMELFCKTVEAVLKHLKIRKFILVGHSLGGYVSLAIAKMNPSKIKGLCLLNSTSNEDSEERIKIRIRANKMVQNNFESMVKMSISNLFNQENLLQFKEEIEAIKTEALKTSLQGYVAANEGMKLRLNTNAVLADNHFKKLIIVGEKDLILDLEASKEEAKKTNSELVVFPDGHMSHIENTQELIFVLKDFIKNC, from the coding sequence ATGATTTTAGATTATAAAAACGCCAATGTTTTTTATACAGATCAAGGAAAAGGAACTGCTGTTGTTTTAATTCATGGTTTTTTAGAAAATGCCACTATGTGGGATGAAATTGTTCCTGAATTAACTAAAAGAAACAGAGTAATTACGATTGATTTACTAGGTCACGGAAAGTCTGATTGTTTGGGTTATGTACATTCTATGGAGTTGTTTTGTAAAACTGTAGAAGCGGTTTTAAAGCACTTAAAAATTAGAAAATTTATTTTGGTTGGCCATTCTTTAGGAGGCTATGTTTCTTTAGCGATTGCCAAAATGAATCCTTCTAAAATAAAGGGCTTATGCTTATTAAATTCAACTTCTAATGAAGATTCTGAAGAGCGAATAAAAATAAGAATTAGAGCAAATAAAATGGTTCAAAATAATTTTGAAAGTATGGTTAAAATGTCTATTTCAAATTTATTTAATCAAGAAAATTTATTGCAATTTAAAGAAGAAATAGAAGCGATAAAAACGGAAGCTTTAAAAACTTCTTTACAAGGTTATGTTGCAGCAAATGAAGGTATGAAATTACGTCTAAACACCAATGCTGTTTTAGCAGATAATCATTTTAAAAAATTGATTATTGTTGGTGAAAAAGATCTTATTTTAGATTTAGAAGCCTCTAAAGAGGAAGCTAAAAAAACCAATTCTGAGTTGGTTGTTTTTCCTGACGGACACATGAGTCATATAGAAAACACGCAAGAATTAATTTTTGTTTTAAAAGATTTTATAAAGAACTGTTAA
- the tyrS gene encoding tyrosine--tRNA ligase, with product MTNFVEELRWRGLLHDIMPDTEDYLLKNKTAGYIGFDPTADSLHIGSLVQIFILKHFQNAGHNPIALIGGATGMVGDPSGKSAERNLLDEATLAKNIAGVRENLERFLDFDATAENKAELVNNYDWMKDISLIDFVRDTGKHITVNYMMAKDSVKKRLSSESSVGMSFTEFTYQLFQGYDFYHLYTEKNCRLQMGGSDQWGNITTGTELIRRKAQGKAYAITVPLVTKADGTKFGKTEGGNVWLNTDRTSPYKYYQYWLNSSDEDAENFIKKFTFLDKETIENLIAEHKENPHLRLLQKTLGEEVTTLTHGKEAFENALKASNILFGKSTASDLKSLDEQTFLDVFDGVPQATVAIADIEEGLDMIGALAAKTNFLKSNGDARRALKENAISVNKEKIKEDYSITKEDLIANKYVLLQRGKKTYYLLKAE from the coding sequence ATGACAAATTTTGTTGAAGAATTACGCTGGCGTGGATTATTGCATGATATTATGCCAGACACAGAAGACTATTTATTAAAAAATAAAACTGCTGGTTATATTGGTTTCGATCCAACTGCAGACTCGCTACATATTGGTAGTTTGGTACAAATTTTCATTTTGAAACACTTTCAAAATGCAGGTCATAACCCAATTGCATTAATTGGTGGCGCAACAGGTATGGTTGGTGATCCTTCTGGAAAATCTGCAGAACGTAATTTGTTAGACGAAGCTACATTGGCTAAAAATATAGCCGGAGTTAGAGAAAATTTAGAGCGTTTTTTAGATTTTGATGCTACCGCAGAAAACAAAGCAGAATTGGTTAACAATTACGATTGGATGAAAGATATTTCATTAATCGATTTTGTTAGAGATACAGGAAAACACATTACTGTAAACTACATGATGGCTAAAGATTCTGTAAAGAAACGTTTAAGTTCTGAATCTTCTGTTGGAATGAGTTTTACAGAATTTACCTACCAATTATTTCAAGGATACGATTTTTATCACTTATACACAGAGAAAAATTGTAGACTACAAATGGGTGGTTCTGACCAGTGGGGAAACATAACTACAGGTACAGAATTAATTCGTAGAAAAGCACAAGGAAAAGCGTATGCTATTACAGTGCCTTTGGTTACAAAAGCAGACGGAACAAAATTTGGTAAAACAGAAGGAGGAAATGTTTGGTTAAATACAGACAGAACCTCTCCTTATAAATACTACCAATATTGGTTAAACTCTTCGGATGAAGATGCAGAAAACTTTATTAAAAAGTTTACATTTTTAGACAAAGAAACTATAGAAAACTTAATTGCAGAACATAAAGAAAATCCGCATTTACGTTTGTTACAAAAAACACTTGGTGAAGAAGTTACTACTTTAACACACGGAAAAGAAGCATTTGAAAACGCCTTAAAAGCTTCTAATATTTTATTTGGAAAATCTACCGCTTCTGATTTAAAGTCTTTAGATGAACAAACTTTTTTAGATGTTTTTGATGGTGTACCACAAGCAACAGTTGCTATTGCAGATATAGAAGAAGGCTTAGATATGATTGGTGCTTTAGCAGCAAAAACAAACTTCTTAAAATCTAATGGAGATGCAAGAAGAGCCTTAAAAGAAAATGCAATTTCTGTAAATAAAGAAAAAATAAAAGAAGACTACTCTATTACTAAAGAAGACTTAATTGCTAATAAATACGTGTTATTACAACGTGGTAAAAAAACATATTATTTACTAAAAGCAGAGTAG
- a CDS encoding YHS domain-containing (seleno)protein, giving the protein MKQFILLLFLGIFSNISAQQIDYNTKKGFVAEGYDVVSYFVDYKPVEGKNKFQTDYDGAKFRFSSDEHLKMFTENPKKYVPQYGGYCAYAVAEKNTKMYIDAEAYEIRDGKLYLFYSSFFWNKLEDWKEGNTKELQAKGDDNWKSLKHKKNK; this is encoded by the coding sequence ATGAAACAATTTATACTATTACTTTTTTTAGGAATCTTTAGTAATATATCCGCACAACAAATAGATTATAATACTAAAAAAGGCTTTGTGGCTGAAGGGTACGATGTAGTTTCATATTTTGTAGATTATAAACCTGTAGAAGGAAAAAATAAATTTCAAACGGATTATGATGGGGCCAAATTTAGGTTTTCATCTGATGAGCATTTAAAAATGTTTACAGAAAACCCTAAAAAGTATGTGCCTCAATATGGTGGGTATTGTGCGTATGCAGTTGCAGAAAAAAACACTAAAATGTATATAGATGCAGAAGCTTATGAAATTAGAGATGGCAAGCTGTATTTATTTTACAGTTCTTTTTTTTGGAATAAGTTAGAGGATTGGAAAGAAGGAAATACCAAAGAATTACAAGCCAAGGGTGATGATAACTGGAAAAGTTTAAAGCATAAAAAAAATAAATAA